One window from the genome of Yarrowia lipolytica chromosome 1B, complete sequence encodes:
- a CDS encoding uncharacterized protein (Compare to YALI0B10021g, similar to uniprot|P38861 Saccharomyces cerevisiae YHR170w NMD3 nonsense-mediated mRNA decay protein singleton, similar to Saccharomyces cerevisiae NMD3 (YHR170W); ancestral locus Anc_5.67): protein MADYDGTITKLIPKHTAPKILCCHCGNAMVMRNDSTSGEAGKINLGVAKNSGAALCDDCIMAQIDITENIPKSAAENILTICKNCAKVSCPPGRAWIIAPQESRERLALCLKKIKGLTSSEVRLVDAQFLWTEPHSRRNKVKVTVRGESPQFPNITVQQDCVVEFTEGSGQCPDCAKSFTANKWTAQVQVRQKVDHKKTFFYLEQLILKSRMDDECISIEEAREGLNFLFASKHAAARFSEFVGSVVPCRIKQSEELVSTDTHTGHSTFKFTFSIDIVPICREDLIVLSKKQATQIGLYKSRVVLCYKIGSTIHLIDPNSLRTADVTQQQFFRDPFTPVVTSTSGGKSLTKFMVLDCEIILDPSVDVTESFSHVSAKHKLAEVTLARESDLGVNDQQYVIRTHIGAILQPGDTALGYFMGNTNVNHDEWESIPEEQRPDVVLVKKYYGEKKKSKKSRNWKLRRMATEYNEADDNQKNAHPSAPGGAEYEEFLNELEQDPELRGQIDMYAKDVENGTEEGDEDGDEDGDEDDGDYDDELDVKLDELKLEDMDEEHVVEEEEVKEE from the coding sequence ATGGCTGACTACGACGGAACCATTACCAAGCTAATTCCCAAACACACAGCTCCCAAGATTCTGTGCTGTCACTGTGGCAATGCCATGGTGATGCGAAACGACAGCACATCTGGAGAGGCTGGTAAGATCAATCTGGGAGTGGCCAAGAACTCGGGAGCCGCTCTGTGCGACGACTGTATCATGGCCCAGATCGACATTACTGAAAACATTCCCAAGAGCGCCGCCGAAAACATTCTGACCATTTGCAAGAATTGCGCCAAGGTCAGCTGTCCTCCTGGCCGGGCGTGGATCATTGCGCCCCAGGAAAGCAGAGAACGTCTGGCTCTGTGTctgaagaagatcaagggtCTGACATCTTCGGAGGTACGGCTTGTGGACGCACAGTTTCTGTGGACCGAGCCTCACAGCAGGCGTaacaaggtcaaggtgaCTGTTCGAGGCGAGTCCCCTCAATTCCCCAACATTACTGTCCAGCAGGATTGTGTCGTGGAATTCACAGAGGGAAGTGGCCAGTGTCCCGACTGTGCCAAGAGTTTCACAGCCAACAAGTGGACGGCACAGGTGCAGGTGCGACAAAAGGTGGACCATAAGAAGACTTTTTTCTACCTTGAACAGCTCATTCTCAAGTCACGAATGGACGACGAGTGTATCTCCATCGAGGAGGCAAGAGAGGGTCTCAACTTTCTGTTTGCCTCCAagcatgctgctgctcggtTTTCCGAGTTTGTCGGCTCAGTGGTGCCCTGCAGAATCAAGCAGTCTGAAGAGCTGGTGAGTACAGATACTCATACCGGCCACTCCACCTTCAAGTTTACTTTCTCCATCGACATTGTTCCCATCTGTCGAGAAGACCTGATTGTGTTGAGCAAAAAGCAGGCCACTCAGATTGGTCTGTACAAATCCCGAGTGGTTCTGTGCTACAAGATCGGATCGACCATTCATTTGATCGACCCCAACTCGCTGCGAACTGCTGATGTCACTCAGCAGCAATTCTTCCGGGACCCCTTCACTCCTGTGGTCACCTCTACTAGCGGAGGAAAGTCGTTGACTAAGTTCATGGTTCTGGACTGTGAGATCATTCTGGATCCCTCCGTGGACGTGACCGAATCCTTTTCGCATGTCTCTGCCAAGCACAAGCTTGCAGAGGTGACGTTGGCTCGAGAGTCCGATCTCGGCGTCAACGACCAGCAGTATGTCATTCGAACACACATTGGCGCCATTCTGCAGCCTGGAGACACCGCTCTAGGATACTTTATGGGTAACACAAACGTCAACCACGATGAGTGGGAGAGCATTCCCGAAGAGCAGCGTCCCGATGTTGTCTTGGTGAAGAAGTACTAcggcgagaagaagaaatcTAAGAAGAGCCGAAACTGGAAGCTGCGACGAATGGCCACCGAGTATAACGAGGCCGACGACAACCAGAAGAACGCCCATCCTTCTGCACCTGGAGGAGCCGAGTACGAGGAGTTCCtcaacgagctggagcaggaTCCCGAGCTCCGAGGCCAGATTGACATGTACGCCAAGGATGTTGAGAACGGTactgaagaaggagatgaggATGGAGACgaggatggagatgaggaTGACGGAGACTACGATGATGAGCTGGACgtcaagctggacgagctcaaaTTGGAGGACATGGATGAGGAGCATGTggttgaggaagaggaggtcaaggaggagtaa
- a CDS encoding uncharacterized protein (Compare to YALI0B10043g, similar to KLLA0F25124g Kluyveromyces lactis Similar to uniprot|P43571 Saccharomyces cerevisiae YFL025c BST1 negative regulator of COPII vesicle) — MALVSSNFGIALFTLLGSLAIWLSFARYQLDVDTCVVPRMWVAYSPIEGLTTEHSRLAEKYSLYLVKSTPYDIPLPVRPSGVPVLFVPGNAGSYRQIRSISDTCRELNEQYGGSEIDFFALDFNEAYSALHGRTLLDQAEYLNDAINYILQMYRDNGKDVSSVMLLGHSMGGVVSRLAISLDNYKPGTVTTIFTLASPHLVPPATFDGDIQKVYNRMNDFWRSNYADSDNNSLSDMTVLSIAGGKRDTMVPSDYISLDSVVPSSHGLSTFSNSINRVWTGIDHDAMMWCHQLRRQIAIALMNVIDRDVNGRMEVFRKVFSGTQTLSDAEEDFEDVEVTPVKHGLHQKLESGWYYGENVQVMTTHTVNQESAFESYEMSSGSLLRAFECRSKSGSSFKGCRKIFPLLVPGSNDAVIAFAETEHYLLLDVSSSSDWISIDQVSQKSASFDFVTGATISTSNTISTDISFPKLTSGLVSYKVSVSKGVQLVRQYVQQNSSRVYDSKYLVPHNGVVDVSFHGDVPFVPYFQSSPLHLQVFGGGHVTIRVDWIGSLGNLFMRYRILFISLPSAILYAIFLVQFHAGTARFLSLRQSTSIFINRYLLTSCLAGSGIAYLTGLSQVRDFLHLIQIPITKTFAVDPSYTKNDLFLGLSGVSGTVLAPIFTVFSTGMVVLITELVMGLTSLLSFCFKSTTTAQSESESGDPISDLLHKRTVFVAVISVLVLLFFPYQLAFTLATVALLVMTAYFKSNKAPQEQSFNNYISTICVLMTWTCIINAPVLAVWIQGIVVQRSMTFSSHHNLVSILPTLLFVENLSFRRIPSGSSITSLLLAYTSLHCLFYGMMQAFMIHHGFNLLATWLLCMSYKKVFFKSKHE; from the coding sequence atggctCTTGTCTCGAGCAACTTCGGCATTGCTCTTTTCACGCTCCTCGGGTCGCTGGCGATATGGTTGTCTTTTGCGCGATATCAGCTGGACGTAGACACGTGTGTGGTGCCACGAATGTGGGTGGCCTATTCTCCAATTGAGGGGCTTACAACTGAGCATTCTCGACTGGCTGAAAAGTACTCCTTGTACCTGGTGAAATCGACGCCCTACGACATTCCGCTGCCGGTTCGACCCTCGGGTGTGCCTGTTTTGTTTGTGCCGGGAAACGCCGGCAGTTATAGACAGATTCGATCGATATCCGACACTTGTCGAGAACTGAACGAACAGTATGGCGGCTCTGAAATCGACTTTTTTGCGCTGGATTTCAACGAGGCATACTCGGCACTGCATGGCCGCACGCTTCTGGACCAAGCAGAATACCTGAACGACGCTATCAACTACATTTTGCAAATGTACAGAGATAACGGAAAGGATGTGTCTTCTGTGATGCTTCTAGGACACTCTATGGGAGGAGTGGTATCTAGACTGGCCATCAGTTTGGACAACTACAAGCCTGGAACTGTCACCACCATTTTTACCTTGGCTTCTCCCCATCTCGTTCCCCCAGCTACCTTTGATGGAGACATTCAAAAAGTGTACAACCGAATGAACGACTTCTGGCGGTCAAACTACGCTGATTCGGACAACAACTCGCTGAGTGACATGACTGTGCTTTCCATCGCTGGCGGAAAACGAGATACCATGGTGCCAAGTGACTACATTAGCTTGGATTCCGTTGTACCTTCTTCCCATGGACTATCGACTTTTTCCAACTCGATCAACCGTGTGTGGACAGGCATTGATCACGATGCAATGATGTGGTGTCATCAACTGCGACGCCAGATTGCCATTGCTCTTATGAACGTGATTGATCGGGATGTGAATGGTAGAATGGAGGTGTTTCGAAAGGTGTTTAGTGGCACGCAGACACTTTCAGATGCAGAGGAAGACTTTGAGGATGTGGAGGTGACTCCCGTGAAACATGGACTACACCAGAAACTAGAATCAGGCTGGTATTATGGGGAAAACGTCCAGGTTATGACGACACATACGGTAAACCAGGAGTCTGCTTTTGAAAGCTACGAAATGTCTTCTGGATCTCTTCTCAGAGCTTTCGAATGTCGCTCCAAGTCTGGATCTTCGTTCAAAGGATGCAGAAAGATCTTCCCTTTGCTTGTCCCTGGAAGCAATGACGCTGTTATTGCCTTCGCTGAAACTGAACATTACCTTCTTTTGGatgtttcttcttcttcagacTGGATCTCCATCGATCAGGTGTCTCAGAAGAGCGCTAGCTTCGACTTTGTCACCGGAGCTACAATCTCCACTTCCAATACCATCTCCACTGATATTTCCTTCCCCAAATTGACTTCTGGACTCGTTTCTTACAAGGTCAGTGTCTCGAAGGGAGTGCAGCTTGTTCGACAATACGTTCAACAAAATTCTAGTCGAGTATACGACTCTAAGTACCTTGTGCCTCACAACGGGGTAGTTGACGTATCGTTCCATGGAGATGTCCCCTTTGTTCCTTATTTTCAGTcatctcctcttcatctaCAGGTCTTTGGAGggggtcatgtgactatCCGGGTGGACTGGATCGGTTCTCTGGGTAACCTATTTATGCGGTATCGCATTCTCTTCATTTCTCTTCCTTCTGCTATCTTGTATGCAATCTTTTTGGTACAGTTCCATGCAGGTACTGCCAGGTTTCTGTCTCTTCGacaaagtacaagtatcttTATTAACCGTTACCTACTTACTTCATGCTTGGCTGGGTCTGGTATTGCCTATTTGACGGGACTTTCACAAGTCAGAGACTTTCTACATCTCATTCAGATCCCTATTACCAAGACCTTTGCCGTTGACCCTTCATACACTAAGAACGACTTGTTTTTAGGACTCAGCGGAGTCTCTGGGACAGTTCTGGCACCTATCTTCactgtcttctccaccgGTATGGTTGTTTTGATCACAGAACTGGTCATGGGATTGACTTCTCTTCTGTCCTTCTGTTTCAAAAGCACTACAACTGCCcagtcagagtcagaatCAGGCGACCCTATCAGCGATCTTTTACACAAGAGAACTGTTTTTGTGGCTGTCATTTCtgttctggttctgctgTTCTTTCCCTACCAGCTGGCCTTTACTCTGGCCACTGTGGCTCTTCTGGTGATGACTGCGTACTTCAAGTCCAACAAAGCTCCGCAGGAACAATCATTCAACAACTACATTTCCACCATCTGTGTTCTCATGACTTGGACATGTATCATAAATGCTCCTGTGCTGGCAGTCTGGATTCAGGGCATTGTTGTTCAGCGATCAATGACCTTTTCTTCCCATCACAACCTCGTTTCCATTCTCCCCACACTGCTGTTTGTGGAAAACCTATCCTTCAGGCGTATTCCCAGTGGTTCTTCCATCACTTCTCTCTTGTTGGCATACACCAGTCTGCACTGTTTGTTCTATGGAATGATGCAGGCATTCATGATCCACCATGGATTCAACCTGTTGGCCACCTGGCTCCTTTGCATGTCCTACAAAAAGGTCTTTTTCAAGTCCAAGCATGAGTAA